One Chromatiales bacterium genomic window carries:
- the fliR gene encoding flagellar biosynthetic protein FliR translates to MTVTAPELIALVSGFFWPFIRIGAMFVAAPLLGAQTMPLRVRIAASLALTAVVAPMIEVPVGVEPFSLLGLLTTFQQVLIGAAMGFTLQLVFSAMTQAGEAIAMSMGLGFASMMDPQNGVQVPVVSQYYVVVSTLIFLALNGHLVLIEVVYRSFDTLPVAAAGLDRDAFWLLVQWGSEMFAGAVLVALPAVAALMLVNIAFGVITRAAPQLNIFAVGFPMTLLIGFVMMLLSLPSLLPQVTDLLLSAFGLMERMTAGGAP, encoded by the coding sequence ATGACGGTCACCGCCCCCGAACTCATCGCGCTGGTCAGCGGCTTCTTCTGGCCCTTCATCCGCATCGGCGCCATGTTCGTGGCCGCGCCGCTGCTGGGGGCGCAGACCATGCCCCTGCGCGTGCGCATCGCCGCCTCGCTGGCGCTCACGGCCGTGGTCGCGCCCATGATCGAGGTGCCGGTGGGGGTCGAGCCCTTCAGCCTGCTGGGCCTGCTCACCACCTTCCAACAGGTGCTGATCGGTGCGGCCATGGGCTTCACGCTGCAGCTCGTGTTCAGCGCCATGACCCAGGCCGGCGAGGCCATCGCCATGAGCATGGGCCTGGGCTTCGCCTCGATGATGGACCCGCAGAACGGCGTGCAGGTGCCGGTGGTGTCGCAGTACTACGTGGTGGTCTCCACCCTGATCTTCCTGGCGCTCAACGGCCACCTGGTGCTGATCGAGGTGGTGTACCGCAGCTTCGACACCCTGCCGGTGGCCGCTGCCGGCCTGGACCGCGACGCCTTCTGGCTGCTGGTGCAGTGGGGCAGCGAGATGTTCGCCGGGGCGGTGCTGGTGGCCCTGCCGGCGGTGGCGGCGCTCATGCTGGTGAACATCGCCTTCGGCGTGATCACGCGCGCCGCGCCCCAGCTCAACATCTTCGCCGTGGGCTTCCCCATGACCCTGCTCATCGGCTTCGTCATGATGCTGCTTAGCCTGCCGAGCCTGCTGCCGCAGGTGACTGACCTGCTGCTCAGCGCCTTTGGCCTGATGGAGCGCATGACCGCGGGAGGCGCGCCGTAA
- the fliN gene encoding flagellar motor switch protein FliN encodes MSQDNENGSTDAADDWAAALAEQADAGDKGQDVQRAEFNSLRDETGGARGGENLDMVLEIPVTISLEVGNTQIPIRNLLQLNQGSVVELDRLAGEPLDVKVNGTLIAHGEVVVVNEKFGIRLTDIISPAERVKKLR; translated from the coding sequence ATGAGTCAGGACAACGAGAACGGCAGCACCGACGCGGCCGACGACTGGGCCGCGGCCCTGGCCGAGCAGGCCGACGCCGGCGACAAGGGCCAGGACGTGCAGCGCGCGGAATTCAATTCCCTGCGCGACGAGACGGGCGGCGCCAGGGGTGGGGAGAACCTCGACATGGTGCTGGAGATCCCGGTGACCATCTCGCTGGAGGTGGGCAATACCCAGATCCCCATCCGCAACCTGTTGCAGCTCAACCAGGGCTCGGTGGTGGAGCTCGACCGCCTGGCGGGCGAGCCGCTGGACGTGAAGGTGAACGGCACCCTCATCGCCCATGGCGAGGTGGTGGTGGTGAACGAGAAGTTCGGCATCCGCCTCACCGACATCATCAGCCCCGCTGAGCGCGTGAAGAAGCTGCGTTGA
- the fliQ gene encoding flagellar biosynthesis protein FliQ produces the protein MTPDTVIDIAQEALYVTALLAAPMLLTALGVGLLIGMVQAATQIQEMTLSFIPKLIGVAVALIVAGHWMMNLVINFTEELYYNIPNLIG, from the coding sequence ATGACTCCGGATACCGTCATCGACATCGCCCAGGAGGCGCTCTACGTCACGGCGCTGCTGGCGGCCCCCATGCTGCTCACTGCGCTGGGCGTGGGCCTTTTGATCGGCATGGTGCAGGCCGCCACGCAGATCCAGGAAATGACCCTGAGCTTCATCCCCAAGCTCATCGGCGTGGCCGTGGCCCTGATCGTGGCGGGGCACTGGATGATGAACCTCGTCATCAATTTCACGGAAGAGCTGTACTACAACATCCCGAATCTCATCGGCTGA
- the fliP gene encoding flagellar type III secretion system pore protein FliP (The bacterial flagellar biogenesis protein FliP forms a type III secretion system (T3SS)-type pore required for flagellar assembly.): protein MRRCLRLLLLLLPVLAATPALAAPDFPILNVEPGADGGQEYSITLQVLFLMTLLSLLPAALIMTTSFTRIIIVLAILRQGLGTAQTPSNQILVGLALFLTLFIMSPVFSQAYTDGIKPYFDETIGAEQAMERTAAPFRTFMLEQTREPDIALFAGISGRDGFASPEEVPFTILLPAFVTSELKTAFQIGFLILIPFLIIDLVVASVLMSMGMVMLSPLIISLPFKLMLFVLVDGWSLIMGTLAASFFAT from the coding sequence ATGCGCCGCTGCTTGCGTCTCCTGCTCCTGCTGCTGCCCGTGCTGGCCGCCACACCGGCCCTGGCGGCGCCGGACTTCCCGATCCTGAACGTGGAGCCGGGTGCGGACGGTGGTCAGGAATACTCGATCACCCTGCAGGTGCTGTTCCTGATGACCCTGCTGAGCCTGCTGCCGGCGGCGCTCATCATGACCACCTCCTTCACCCGCATCATCATCGTGCTGGCCATCCTGCGCCAGGGGCTGGGCACGGCGCAGACGCCGTCCAACCAGATCCTGGTCGGCCTGGCGCTGTTCCTCACCCTGTTCATCATGTCGCCGGTCTTCAGCCAGGCCTATACCGACGGCATCAAGCCCTATTTCGACGAGACCATCGGCGCCGAGCAGGCCATGGAGCGCACGGCCGCGCCGTTCCGCACCTTCATGCTGGAGCAGACGCGCGAGCCCGACATCGCCCTGTTTGCCGGCATCTCCGGTCGCGACGGCTTCGCCTCGCCGGAGGAGGTGCCCTTCACCATCCTGTTGCCGGCCTTCGTCACCAGCGAACTGAAGACGGCCTTCCAGATCGGCTTCCTGATCCTGATCCCGTTTCTCATCATCGACCTGGTGGTGGCGAGCGTGCTCATGTCCATGGGTATGGTGATGCTCTCGCCGCTGATCATCTCGCTGCCCTTCAAGCTGATGCTGTTCGTGCTGGTCGACGGCTGGTCGCTGATCATGGGCACGCTGGCCGCCAGCTTCTTCGCCACCTGA
- a CDS encoding flagellar basal body-associated FliL family protein — translation MAEENDTNIAENAEGKPKKKRLLVIGLIVLLLAGAGGGAALFLAGGEEAGDEAAEPAVAQDAPPQYFAIEPALVVNFEQAARVRYLQVKLEVMARDKAALDAVQQHMPVIRNNLNLLFSQQDPAVLATREGKEALQQQAVAEIQQVLEAQGATATVEQVYFTSFVMQ, via the coding sequence ATGGCTGAAGAGAACGACACCAACATCGCGGAAAACGCCGAGGGCAAGCCGAAGAAGAAACGGCTGCTGGTCATCGGACTGATCGTGCTGCTGCTGGCCGGGGCGGGCGGTGGGGCGGCCCTGTTCCTGGCCGGGGGCGAGGAGGCCGGCGACGAGGCGGCCGAGCCGGCCGTGGCGCAGGATGCCCCTCCCCAGTACTTCGCCATCGAACCCGCTCTCGTGGTGAACTTCGAGCAGGCCGCGCGGGTGCGTTACCTGCAGGTGAAGCTCGAGGTGATGGCGCGTGACAAGGCGGCCCTGGATGCCGTGCAGCAGCACATGCCGGTGATCCGCAACAACCTCAACCTGCTGTTCAGCCAGCAGGACCCGGCGGTACTCGCCACGCGCGAGGGCAAGGAGGCCCTGCAACAGCAGGCCGTGGCCGAGATCCAGCAGGTGCTGGAGGCCCAGGGCGCGACAGCCACCGTCGAGCAGGTCTACTTCACCAGCTTCGTGATGCAGTAG
- a CDS encoding HAMP domain-containing protein: MLSRFKIRTRIIAGFVLVLAITLGAMLPIMLQQFSQLERQSNQRQLESTYTSVMSAIRAEARQAEALSALVANMPEVTAAMANDDRTRLAELMVPTFATMKSQYGARQFQFHTPPATSYLRVHKPEKYGDDLSSFRLTVVETNRAQRPVQGLERGVAGLGIRGVVPVFHEGAHLGSVEFGLSFGQPFFDKFKEENPGIDVALHVARDGKFETFASTLGESLLTPADYQSAMRGQPSMHDAVLDGRPVALYGRAVHDFSGNPIGVLEIAMDVSANAALINEASRTVLGAGIVALVIALLVALFITRSIVRPLCVASLRMGDIAVGEGDLTQRLEVHGRDELAQLGNNFNKFVARVHELVKQVAGATAQLAAAAEELTATSEQTRSNVARQQSETDQVATAMNEMTATAQEVARNAADAADAASGADGDTRNGQRVVNQTISAIRELVGEVENATGVIHRLEVDSEEIGKVLDVIRGIAEQTNLLALNAAIEAARAGEQGRGFAVVADEVRTLAQRTQESTREIQEMIERLQGGARNAVEVMGESQKRAHHTVDRAAEADTSLKAITEAVARINEMNAQIASAAEEQTAVAEEINRNVVNISQAVSDTTQGAEHTAQASDELARLAADLQHRVGQFRV, encoded by the coding sequence ATGCTTTCACGCTTCAAGATCCGTACCCGTATCATCGCCGGCTTCGTGCTGGTGCTGGCCATCACCCTCGGCGCCATGCTGCCCATCATGCTGCAACAGTTCAGCCAGCTGGAGCGCCAGTCCAACCAGCGCCAGCTCGAGTCGACCTATACCAGCGTGATGTCGGCGATCCGCGCAGAGGCCCGCCAGGCCGAGGCGCTCAGCGCCCTGGTGGCCAACATGCCGGAGGTCACCGCGGCCATGGCCAACGACGACCGGACGCGCCTGGCCGAGCTGATGGTGCCGACCTTCGCCACCATGAAGTCACAGTACGGCGCCCGGCAGTTCCAGTTCCACACCCCCCCGGCCACCTCCTACCTGCGCGTGCACAAACCGGAGAAATACGGCGACGACCTCTCGTCCTTCCGCCTGACCGTGGTCGAGACGAACCGGGCGCAGCGGCCCGTGCAGGGCCTGGAGCGCGGGGTGGCGGGTCTGGGCATCCGCGGCGTGGTGCCGGTATTCCACGAGGGTGCCCACCTGGGCTCGGTGGAGTTCGGCCTGTCCTTCGGCCAGCCCTTCTTCGACAAGTTCAAGGAAGAAAACCCGGGCATCGACGTGGCCCTGCACGTGGCGCGTGACGGCAAGTTCGAGACCTTCGCCTCCACCCTGGGCGAGTCGCTGCTCACGCCTGCGGATTACCAGTCCGCCATGCGCGGCCAGCCCAGCATGCATGATGCCGTGCTCGACGGCCGCCCGGTGGCCCTCTATGGACGTGCCGTGCACGACTTTTCGGGCAACCCCATCGGGGTGCTGGAGATCGCGATGGACGTGAGCGCGAACGCCGCGCTCATCAACGAGGCCAGCCGCACGGTGCTGGGCGCCGGCATCGTCGCCCTGGTCATCGCCCTGCTGGTGGCCCTGTTCATCACCCGCAGCATCGTGCGCCCGCTGTGCGTGGCCTCGCTGCGCATGGGCGACATCGCGGTGGGCGAGGGCGACCTCACCCAGCGCCTGGAGGTGCACGGCCGCGACGAACTCGCGCAGCTCGGCAACAACTTCAACAAGTTCGTGGCCCGCGTGCACGAGCTGGTGAAGCAGGTGGCCGGTGCCACCGCGCAGCTGGCCGCGGCGGCCGAGGAACTCACCGCCACCAGCGAGCAGACCCGCAGCAACGTGGCGCGCCAGCAGTCCGAGACCGACCAGGTGGCCACCGCCATGAACGAGATGACGGCCACCGCCCAGGAGGTGGCGCGCAACGCCGCCGATGCCGCCGATGCCGCCTCGGGTGCGGATGGCGACACCCGCAACGGCCAGCGCGTGGTGAACCAGACCATCAGCGCCATCCGCGAGCTGGTCGGCGAGGTGGAGAACGCCACCGGGGTGATCCACCGTCTGGAGGTGGACAGCGAGGAGATCGGCAAGGTGCTGGACGTGATCCGCGGCATCGCCGAACAGACCAACCTGCTGGCGCTGAATGCCGCCATCGAGGCGGCCCGTGCCGGCGAACAGGGTCGCGGCTTTGCCGTGGTGGCCGACGAGGTACGCACCCTGGCCCAGCGCACCCAGGAGTCCACCCGCGAGATCCAGGAGATGATCGAGCGCCTGCAGGGCGGCGCGCGCAACGCCGTGGAGGTGATGGGCGAGAGCCAGAAGCGTGCCCACCACACCGTGGATCGCGCGGCCGAGGCCGACACCTCGCTCAAGGCCATCACCGAGGCGGTGGCGCGCATCAACGAGATGAATGCCCAGATCGCCAGCGCGGCCGAGGAACAGACCGCGGTGGCAGAGGAGATCAACCGCAACGTGGTCAACATCAGCCAGGCAGTGAGCGACACCACCCAGGGGGCGGAGCACACCGCACAGGCCAGCGACGAGCTGGCGCGGCTGGCGGCCGACCTGCAGCACCGCGTGGGCCAGTTCCGGGTCTAG
- the flhB gene encoding flagellar type III secretion system protein FlhB, translated as MAENESAQEKTEEATPKRLRDAREKGQVPRSRELNTMVLLVASAGTLLAFGPMMGESLIRLLEAGFSFERADVFDTGAMARRFIEGIGQGFYLSAPLLVVAFAVALIAPISIGGWSFSTEALAPKLEKLDPIKGLKRVFGWQGLMELVKALAKFVVVTVVAGLLLWGMAGELLTLGNEPVAQGLAHASRMVGWAFLSMSAVMILIAAIDVPFQLWNHAHQLRMTRQEIKDEFKETEGRPEVKGRIRQLQREMAQRRMMEQVPKADVIVTNPTHFAVALKYGRRMNAPRVVAKGADLVAKNIREVAAEHGVPLFEAPPLARALYYSTDIDQEIPGGLYVAVAQVLAYVYQLKNVTRGGPQPEPPRDLQVPDEFRQD; from the coding sequence ATGGCCGAGAACGAAAGCGCCCAGGAAAAGACCGAAGAGGCCACCCCAAAACGCCTGCGCGACGCGCGCGAGAAGGGGCAGGTGCCGCGCTCGCGCGAACTCAACACCATGGTGCTGCTGGTGGCCTCGGCCGGCACGCTGCTGGCCTTCGGCCCGATGATGGGGGAGAGCCTGATCCGTCTGCTGGAGGCAGGGTTCAGCTTCGAGCGCGCCGATGTCTTCGATACCGGTGCCATGGCGCGCCGCTTCATCGAGGGGATAGGGCAGGGCTTTTATCTCAGCGCGCCGCTGCTGGTGGTGGCCTTTGCCGTGGCGCTGATCGCGCCGATCTCCATCGGCGGCTGGTCGTTCAGCACCGAGGCGCTGGCGCCCAAGCTGGAGAAGCTGGACCCGATCAAGGGCCTGAAGCGCGTGTTCGGCTGGCAGGGGCTGATGGAACTGGTGAAGGCCCTGGCCAAGTTCGTGGTGGTGACGGTAGTGGCCGGCCTGCTGCTCTGGGGCATGGCCGGCGAGCTGCTCACCCTGGGCAACGAGCCGGTGGCGCAGGGCCTGGCCCATGCCTCGCGCATGGTGGGCTGGGCGTTTCTGTCCATGAGCGCGGTGATGATCCTGATCGCCGCCATCGACGTGCCCTTCCAGCTGTGGAACCACGCCCACCAGCTGCGCATGACGCGCCAGGAGATCAAGGACGAGTTCAAGGAGACCGAGGGCCGCCCCGAGGTGAAGGGCCGGATCCGCCAGCTGCAGCGCGAGATGGCACAGCGCCGCATGATGGAGCAGGTGCCCAAGGCCGACGTGATCGTCACCAACCCGACCCACTTCGCCGTGGCCCTCAAGTACGGCCGGCGCATGAACGCCCCGCGGGTGGTGGCCAAGGGGGCCGACCTGGTGGCGAAGAACATCCGCGAGGTGGCGGCCGAGCACGGCGTGCCCCTGTTCGAGGCCCCGCCGCTGGCACGCGCGCTCTACTACAGCACCGACATCGACCAGGAGATCCCGGGCGGGCTGTACGTCGCCGTGGCCCAGGTGCTGGCCTATGTGTACCAGCTGAAGAACGTTACCCGTGGCGGCCCGCAGCCGGAGCCGCCGCGCGATCTGCAGGTGCCGGACGAATTCCGGCAGGACTAA
- the fliM gene encoding flagellar motor switch protein FliM: MATNDILSQDEIDALLHGVEDGDVSTKEDLPPGEARQYDFTSQERIVRGRMPTLEMINERFARHFRISLFNMLRRSAEIAVVGIRMVKFSEYVHSLYVPTSLNLVRIRPLRGTSLFVIDPKLVFVLVDNFFGGEGRYYTKIEGREFTPTETRVIQMMLNAVFTDLKEAWAPVMKLDFEFQNAEVNPQFANIVSPTEVVVVSTFDVELDGGGGQLHVTMPYSMIEPIREHLDMGLQSDRSDIDQRWIRALQEEIKSAPVELSATLTETELSVGDVMALKAGDIIPVELPETVLVRSRGVPVFRGHFGVSDGLNAVKITEFMKHKIDD, from the coding sequence ATGGCCACCAACGACATCCTCTCCCAGGACGAGATCGACGCGCTGCTCCACGGCGTGGAGGACGGCGACGTCTCCACGAAGGAGGATCTGCCGCCCGGCGAGGCGCGTCAGTACGACTTCACCAGCCAGGAACGCATCGTCCGCGGGCGCATGCCCACGCTGGAGATGATCAACGAGCGCTTCGCCCGTCACTTCCGCATCAGCCTGTTCAACATGCTGCGCCGCTCGGCGGAGATCGCGGTGGTCGGCATCCGCATGGTGAAGTTCTCGGAATACGTACACAGCCTCTACGTGCCCACCAGTCTCAACCTGGTGCGCATTCGTCCGCTGCGCGGCACCTCGCTGTTCGTGATCGATCCCAAGCTGGTGTTCGTGCTGGTGGACAACTTCTTCGGCGGCGAGGGGCGCTACTACACCAAGATCGAGGGGCGCGAGTTCACGCCCACCGAGACGCGCGTCATCCAGATGATGCTCAACGCCGTGTTCACCGACCTCAAGGAGGCCTGGGCGCCGGTGATGAAGCTGGACTTCGAGTTCCAGAACGCCGAGGTGAATCCGCAGTTCGCCAACATCGTGAGCCCCACCGAGGTGGTGGTGGTCTCCACCTTCGACGTGGAGCTCGACGGCGGCGGCGGCCAGCTGCACGTGACCATGCCCTATTCGATGATCGAGCCCATCCGCGAGCACCTCGACATGGGGCTGCAGAGCGATCGTTCCGACATCGACCAGCGCTGGATCCGTGCCCTGCAGGAAGAGATCAAGAGCGCCCCGGTGGAACTCTCCGCGACGCTGACGGAGACCGAACTGAGCGTGGGCGATGTCATGGCGCTGAAGGCCGGCGACATCATTCCCGTGGAGCTGCCGGAGACCGTGCTCGTGCGCAGCCGCGGCGTGCCCGTGTTCCGCGGCCATTTCGGCGTCTCCGACGGGCTGAACGCCGTGAAGATCACGGAATTCATGAAACACAAGATCGACGACTGA
- the fliO gene encoding flagellar biosynthetic protein FliO gives MHRLLLALFATGCSLSALAETATEAEPAAAAGRQAAGFAASSGSGAGYLAQLVVGLMVVVAGILVLAWFLRRMNLVNSGAGGALRVLGGVSVGQRERVVLLQVGEQQMLVGVAPGSVRLIRELDEPLALDRPRERDTAGGFSRQLAAALAGRKTGGDA, from the coding sequence ATGCATCGTCTCCTGCTCGCCCTGTTTGCGACGGGCTGCAGCCTGTCCGCCCTGGCGGAGACCGCCACCGAGGCGGAACCCGCGGCGGCGGCCGGCCGTCAGGCGGCGGGTTTCGCCGCCAGCAGCGGCTCGGGGGCGGGCTATCTCGCCCAGCTCGTGGTCGGGCTGATGGTGGTGGTGGCGGGCATCCTGGTGCTGGCCTGGTTCCTGCGCCGCATGAACCTCGTCAACAGCGGCGCGGGCGGCGCCTTGCGCGTGCTGGGCGGGGTGTCGGTGGGCCAGCGCGAGCGCGTGGTGCTCCTGCAGGTGGGCGAACAGCAGATGCTGGTGGGCGTGGCCCCCGGCAGCGTACGCCTGATCCGCGAGCTCGACGAACCGCTGGCGCTGGACCGCCCGCGCGAGCGCGATACCGCCGGCGGTTTCTCCCGCCAGCTCGCCGCCGCCCTGGCCGGCCGCAAGACGGGGGGCGATGCGTGA